From the genome of Methanobrevibacter smithii ATCC 35061, one region includes:
- the glmU gene encoding bifunctional sugar-1-phosphate nucleotidylyltransferase/acetyltransferase has product MKLKAIILSAGEGSRMRPLTLTKPKTMLPVAGKPIIQYNIESLRDNGITDILLIVRYKEEIVRNYFGDGSDFGVNISYKTQKDFLGTANAISYGEDFIDDSIIVLNGDIILDDEIIHEIIKKYNYLSPDTLMLLTEVEDPSAFGVVEIENGNIKNIVEKPKREEAPSNLVNAGIYIFNKDIFDKIRETEISERGEYEITDSVSLQIEDNKTVIGHKTSKDWIDVGRPWELIEVNEELIGKLKTEIKGTVEAGAVIHGEVFLDEGSVIKAGVYIEGNVYIGKNCDIGPNSYIRGNTYFGDNVHVGNAVEIKNSIIMENTNVSHLSYVGDSVIGSNCNIAAGTNIANLRFDNATIKTKIKNQKIDSGRRKLGAIIGDSVKTGINSSFSPGVKVGHNSTIGSGVLLYEDLPSDTRVLEKQTHIIQKKKKKIN; this is encoded by the coding sequence ATGAAATTGAAAGCTATAATTTTAAGTGCTGGTGAAGGTTCTAGAATGAGGCCATTAACCCTCACAAAACCTAAAACAATGTTGCCAGTAGCTGGAAAACCAATTATTCAGTACAATATCGAGTCTTTAAGAGATAATGGTATAACTGATATTTTGCTTATTGTACGTTATAAAGAAGAAATTGTTAGGAATTACTTTGGAGACGGAAGTGATTTCGGAGTCAATATTTCTTATAAAACTCAAAAAGACTTTTTAGGAACAGCTAATGCTATTTCATATGGTGAAGATTTTATTGATGATAGTATTATTGTTTTAAATGGAGATATTATACTTGATGATGAGATTATTCATGAAATAATTAAGAAGTACAATTATTTGTCACCTGATACTTTAATGCTTTTAACTGAAGTGGAAGATCCTTCAGCATTTGGTGTTGTTGAAATTGAAAACGGAAATATTAAAAACATTGTAGAAAAGCCAAAACGTGAAGAGGCACCAAGTAATTTGGTCAATGCTGGAATTTACATATTTAATAAGGATATTTTCGATAAAATCCGTGAAACAGAAATCTCTGAAAGGGGAGAATATGAAATTACTGATTCAGTATCTTTACAAATTGAAGATAATAAAACAGTTATCGGACATAAAACTTCTAAAGATTGGATTGATGTTGGCAGGCCATGGGAATTAATTGAAGTAAATGAAGAATTAATTGGCAAGCTTAAAACAGAAATTAAAGGAACAGTGGAAGCTGGAGCAGTTATTCATGGTGAAGTATTTTTGGATGAGGGAAGTGTTATTAAGGCTGGTGTTTACATTGAAGGAAATGTATATATTGGTAAAAACTGTGATATAGGTCCTAACTCCTATATTCGTGGAAATACTTACTTTGGTGATAATGTTCATGTTGGAAATGCTGTTGAGATTAAAAACTCAATTATTATGGAAAATACAAATGTTAGTCATTTAAGTTATGTAGGTGACTCTGTTATAGGTTCTAACTGCAATATAGCAGCAGGAACAAATATAGCTAATTTGCGTTTTGATAATGCAACCATTAAAACTAAAATTAAAAATCAGAAAATAGACAGCGGAAGACGTAAATTGGGAGCTATTATCGGTGATTCTGTAAAGACGGGTATTAACTCAAGTTTTTCTCCAGGTGTAAAAGTAGGCCATAACTCCA
- the glmM gene encoding phosphoglucosamine mutase, whose protein sequence is MLISLELKRVDSMAVKKLFGTSGIRGKINSEVTCELALNVGKSLACYLGNEGTVVLGYDTRTTNVMLDQAICAGLLESGVDVIKIGMVPTPLVGYATDKLGADAGVMLTASHNPSQYNGIKIWNANGMAYTSAQEAKIEEIYSNESYTSVSWDKVGSLRVNEEIKGRYIDDLVGMVNIKPGLKVVIDCASGAGSEISPLVFRKAGCEVTTLNSQPDGFFPGRNPEPNAENLQNLMKTVVAIGADLGIAHDGDADRMITIDENGDISPFDSLLALMSKEFDGDIVTTVDAGLCMDESVKGNVLRTKVGDVNVAEVIIEKDAAFGGEPSGTWLHPDFCMCPDGILSGLRMAELVSNKGKLSELLLEIPSYPNIREKIICSKEAKTAVMENMEDLLKDSFDDIKEINSIDGVRLTFNDDSWVLVRPSGTEDYIRITLESKDSTKAQAIKETCVKIIKENI, encoded by the coding sequence ATGCTCATAAGTTTGGAGCTTAAAAGAGTTGATTCAATGGCTGTTAAAAAACTGTTCGGAACTTCTGGAATTCGGGGGAAAATAAATTCTGAAGTTACATGTGAACTTGCATTAAATGTCGGTAAATCATTAGCTTGTTATTTGGGTAATGAGGGAACGGTAGTTTTAGGTTATGATACAAGAACTACTAATGTGATGCTTGACCAGGCTATTTGTGCAGGTTTGCTTGAAAGCGGAGTAGATGTAATTAAAATAGGAATGGTTCCAACTCCTTTGGTAGGTTATGCTACTGATAAATTAGGTGCTGATGCTGGAGTAATGCTGACTGCATCACATAATCCTTCACAGTACAATGGAATTAAAATTTGGAATGCTAACGGAATGGCATACACTTCAGCTCAGGAAGCTAAAATTGAAGAAATCTACTCAAATGAATCTTACACTTCAGTAAGCTGGGATAAAGTAGGTAGCTTAAGAGTTAATGAGGAAATTAAAGGAAGATATATTGATGATCTGGTAGGTATGGTAAATATTAAGCCAGGTTTAAAGGTTGTCATTGATTGTGCTTCAGGGGCAGGAAGTGAAATATCTCCTTTGGTATTTAGAAAAGCGGGCTGTGAGGTAACAACTCTTAATTCTCAGCCGGACGGTTTTTTCCCAGGAAGAAATCCTGAACCGAATGCAGAAAACCTGCAAAATCTGATGAAAACTGTAGTAGCCATTGGTGCAGACCTTGGAATTGCACACGACGGAGATGCAGACAGAATGATTACAATTGATGAAAATGGTGATATTTCCCCATTCGACTCTTTACTTGCATTAATGTCTAAAGAATTTGACGGAGACATAGTCACTACTGTAGATGCAGGTTTATGTATGGATGAATCTGTAAAAGGTAATGTTTTAAGAACTAAAGTCGGAGATGTAAATGTAGCTGAAGTCATAATAGAAAAAGATGCTGCATTTGGAGGGGAACCTTCCGGAACCTGGCTGCATCCTGATTTTTGTATGTGTCCTGACGGCATACTTTCAGGTTTAAGGATGGCTGAACTTGTATCAAACAAAGGCAAATTGTCCGAATTGCTCTTAGAGATTCCGTCTTACCCAAATATTCGTGAAAAAATAATCTGTTCTAAAGAAGCCAAAACAGCCGTTATGGAAAATATGGAAGATTTATTAAAAGACAGTTTTGATGATATTAAGGAAATTAATTCTATTGACGGAGTCAGATTAACTTTCAATGATGATAGCTGGGTTTTAGTAAGGCCTTCAGGAACTGAAGATTATATTAGAATAACTTTAGAGTCTAAAGACAGCACAAAAGCTCAAGCCATTAAAGAAACATGTGTTAAAATCATAAAAGAAAATATTTAA
- a CDS encoding 2,3-bisphosphoglycerate-independent phosphoglycerate mutase, with amino-acid sequence MKGIVLVMDGMGDRPLKEFDNQTPLQAANTPNMDEMAKNGITGIMDSIAPGIIPGSDTAHLSILGYDPYEVYTGRGPFEAAGVGVDVIPGDIAFRCNFSTADENGIVTDRRAGRIREGTHEIVEVLNTMVLEDYPDIKIIFKESTGHRAVLVLRGEGLSDKVSDADPKVEGNKPKEVIPLDDSVEAKKTADILNKLVVKSYEMIKDHPVNLERIENNEPPANIIIPRGAGEVPVVEALNDKYEVNSACIAETGLIMGIGRFAGMDIIEMEDVTGGIDTNLENIRDTIIDQVKNSDHDFFLINIDGADEAGHDGQAVEKRDFIEKVDRVVMSELKKLEDVYIFLTADHSTPISVLNHSGDPVPVIITGPEVRVDDVCEYSEVAVAKGGLCRIRGADVMNIMMDLMNYAHKFGA; translated from the coding sequence CAGCCAATACTCCGAATATGGATGAAATGGCTAAAAATGGTATAACTGGAATTATGGATTCAATAGCTCCGGGAATTATACCTGGTAGTGACACTGCTCATTTGTCTATTTTAGGTTATGACCCTTACGAAGTATACACAGGAAGAGGCCCTTTTGAAGCGGCTGGTGTTGGAGTAGATGTTATTCCTGGAGATATTGCATTTAGGTGTAATTTCTCAACAGCTGATGAAAATGGTATAGTTACTGACAGACGTGCAGGAAGAATCAGAGAGGGAACTCATGAAATCGTTGAAGTGTTAAATACAATGGTTTTGGAAGATTATCCTGATATTAAAATTATTTTTAAGGAATCAACTGGTCACAGAGCAGTTTTAGTATTAAGAGGTGAAGGTCTATCTGATAAAGTAAGTGATGCTGATCCTAAAGTGGAAGGAAACAAACCTAAAGAAGTTATACCTTTAGATGATTCAGTTGAAGCTAAAAAAACTGCAGATATTTTAAATAAATTGGTAGTTAAATCTTATGAAATGATTAAAGACCATCCTGTTAATTTGGAAAGAATAGAAAACAATGAACCTCCTGCAAATATTATAATTCCACGTGGTGCAGGTGAAGTTCCGGTTGTAGAAGCTTTAAATGACAAATATGAAGTTAATTCTGCATGTATTGCTGAAACTGGTCTTATTATGGGAATAGGAAGATTTGCCGGTATGGATATTATTGAAATGGAAGATGTTACTGGTGGAATTGACACCAATTTGGAAAATATCAGAGACACAATTATTGACCAGGTTAAAAATTCAGACCATGACTTTTTCCTGATAAATATTGATGGGGCAGATGAAGCAGGTCATGACGGGCAGGCTGTTGAAAAACGTGACTTCATTGAAAAAGTTGACAGGGTTGTTATGAGTGAACTTAAAAAACTTGAAGATGTTTATATTTTCTTGACTGCTGATCATTCAACTCCAATTTCTGTTTTAAACCACTCAGGAGATCCTGTGCCGGTTATTATTACAGGACCTGAAGTAAGAGTGGATGATGTTTGTGAATACTCTGAAGTAGCTGTTGCAAAAGGAGGGCTTTGCAGAATTAGAGGAGCAGACGTTATGAACATCATGATGGATTTAATGAACTATGCTCATAAGTTTGGAGCTTAA